From one Peptoniphilaceae bacterium AMB_02 genomic stretch:
- a CDS encoding heavy metal translocating P-type ATPase produces MGSANSYRLRIENLGCAHCAMKMEQVIREIDGVEEANLNFATKTLFLKMDETGHTNSLDLINEKISEIEPGAFIQTKNETVEYKLKVENLGCSHCAMKMESAIRKIESVEEANINFATRTLFLKMIERDYKREIESINKIVSEIEPGAYLNLNETKKNESREESKDKYELAKLLIPIALFFISFIVKNEPINQVLLLIAYIGSGYRVVGTAIRNIFRGELFDENFLMTVASIGAILIGEFSEGVAVMIFYSVGEFMQDLAVDKSRKSISDLMDLRPDFANVMVDGQMVEMDPSDIKIGDYIIVKPGEKVAIDTKVLEGHSMIDTSALTGESLPREVGPNDEVLSGSVNLSSTMKLVVTKAYEDSAVAKILDLVENSGAKKAVTEKLITRFAKYYTPVVVIIALALATIPPLITGDDFSKWIYRALVFLVASCPCALVVSIPLGFFAGIGRAGKEGILIKGGNFLEAISKVNRFVFDKTGTLTYGKFKVSAINPAKGIESEELLKMAYIAESMSDHPIAESIKREYGRDELVLSSITDIPGHGVVANYDNMEILAGNAKLMKMYNIDYIDANGGGTTVYVAVNSMFYGSILISDEVKSEAKDAIRKLKNLGVGNITMLTGDNAATAKNVADNLGIDDVNAELLPQDKVSALESIIEEKHSGTVAFVGDGINDAPALMLADVGISMGKVGSDAAIEAADIVIMKDNLLSLATLLKLSKNTMQIIYQNIIFALGFKLIVLILGATGRASMWFAVFADTGVAIIAILNSIRILKKRI; encoded by the coding sequence ATGGGAAGTGCAAATTCATATAGACTGAGAATAGAAAATTTAGGTTGTGCTCATTGTGCGATGAAGATGGAGCAAGTGATTCGAGAGATAGACGGGGTCGAAGAGGCAAATCTTAATTTTGCAACAAAAACTCTCTTTCTTAAGATGGATGAAACTGGACACACGAATTCACTCGATTTAATCAATGAAAAGATTTCGGAGATTGAACCGGGAGCTTTTATTCAAACCAAGAATGAAACTGTAGAATACAAGCTGAAAGTAGAAAATCTTGGGTGTTCTCATTGTGCAATGAAAATGGAAAGTGCAATCAGGAAAATAGAGAGCGTTGAAGAAGCCAATATAAACTTCGCAACCAGAACGCTTTTCCTTAAGATGATTGAAAGGGATTATAAAAGAGAGATAGAATCCATAAATAAAATTGTGTCGGAAATAGAGCCGGGAGCATATCTAAACCTCAATGAGACCAAGAAGAATGAAAGTAGGGAAGAATCAAAAGATAAGTATGAACTGGCTAAGCTCTTAATACCCATAGCATTATTTTTTATTTCATTTATAGTTAAGAATGAACCTATAAATCAGGTGCTTCTATTAATTGCCTACATAGGTTCAGGATATAGAGTTGTTGGAACTGCTATCAGAAATATTTTTAGGGGAGAGTTATTTGATGAAAACTTCTTGATGACAGTAGCAAGCATTGGTGCGATTCTAATTGGTGAGTTCAGCGAAGGTGTTGCAGTTATGATTTTCTATTCGGTAGGAGAATTTATGCAAGATCTTGCCGTTGATAAATCCAGAAAATCAATCTCAGATCTTATGGACTTAAGACCTGACTTTGCAAATGTTATGGTTGATGGTCAAATGGTTGAAATGGATCCTTCAGATATAAAAATCGGTGATTATATAATTGTAAAACCGGGAGAGAAGGTGGCGATAGACACCAAGGTGCTCGAAGGACATTCCATGATTGACACCTCTGCGTTGACCGGAGAGTCTTTGCCAAGAGAAGTGGGACCTAATGATGAAGTTCTATCGGGTTCTGTTAATTTAAGTTCCACCATGAAACTCGTGGTAACCAAAGCGTATGAGGACTCGGCTGTAGCAAAAATACTCGATCTCGTTGAAAATTCAGGAGCTAAAAAGGCCGTAACAGAGAAACTTATAACACGCTTTGCAAAATACTATACACCGGTTGTAGTCATTATTGCCTTGGCACTGGCTACAATTCCACCACTGATTACAGGTGATGATTTTTCAAAATGGATTTATAGAGCACTGGTATTTCTTGTCGCATCCTGTCCATGTGCATTGGTAGTATCAATACCATTAGGCTTCTTTGCCGGAATAGGAAGAGCCGGAAAAGAGGGTATATTGATTAAAGGTGGAAACTTTCTCGAAGCTATCAGCAAGGTAAACAGATTTGTTTTTGACAAGACAGGTACATTGACATATGGTAAATTCAAGGTAAGCGCGATAAATCCTGCAAAGGGGATTGAAAGTGAAGAACTGCTAAAAATGGCATATATTGCCGAGTCAATGTCTGATCATCCGATAGCCGAATCTATAAAGAGGGAATACGGCAGAGATGAATTAGTCCTCAGCAGTATTACCGACATTCCGGGTCATGGAGTAGTCGCAAATTATGATAACATGGAAATACTTGCAGGAAATGCAAAACTTATGAAGATGTACAATATCGACTATATAGATGCAAATGGTGGCGGGACTACAGTTTATGTGGCTGTGAATTCCATGTTTTATGGAAGTATATTGATTTCGGATGAGGTTAAATCGGAAGCTAAAGACGCCATAAGAAAACTCAAGAATCTGGGAGTAGGAAATATTACCATGCTTACAGGTGATAATGCTGCTACAGCAAAAAACGTAGCTGATAATCTTGGGATAGACGATGTAAATGCCGAGCTGCTTCCACAGGATAAGGTTTCTGCATTAGAAAGCATCATAGAAGAGAAACACTCCGGAACTGTCGCCTTTGTAGGTGACGGTATCAATGATGCACCTGCACTTATGCTGGCAGATGTCGGGATATCCATGGGGAAGGTCGGATCTGATGCGGCAATTGAAGCGGCCGATATAGTTATTATGAAGGATAATCTATTGAGTTTGGCAACCCTCTTAAAGCTTTCAAAAAACACCATGCAGATTATCTATCAGAATATTATATTTGCACTAGGTTTTAAACTCATTGTTTTAATTCTGGGGGCAACAGGTAGAGCATCCATGTGGTTTGCTGTCTTTGCAGATACCGGTGTGGCTATAATAGCAATACTGAATTCGATCAGGATTTTAAAAAAGAGAATATAG
- the tyrS gene encoding tyrosine--tRNA ligase has translation MEKRKNIIDELKERGYFEQATFEDELRELFDKEQVTFYIGFDATADSLTIGHFIQIMVMMRMQQHGHRPIALLGGGTTLIGDPSGRTDMRSIMTKETIDHNAQCFYNQFQRFLDFSDGKAIMVNNADWLLDLKFLPFMREIGTHFNVNHMLTLESYKNRLKDGLTFFEFSYMLMQSYDYLILYRKYGCKLQMGGSDQWSNILGGYDLVRKLENDKVYAMTFKLLTTADGQKMGKSMKGAVWLDENKTPPYELFQYIRNVDDRDVEKFLMMLTFLPTEECKRLGALEGEKINEAKEILAYEVTKIIHGKEHADTALATSKALFESGVSSADMTTTEIESSVFEDGIGILDLLTQLGLTKSNGEARRLIQQGGIELNGEKLENFGEVIKVDHFVGDELIIKRGKKIYHRVVPK, from the coding sequence ATGGAAAAAAGAAAAAATATAATAGACGAGTTGAAAGAACGCGGATATTTTGAACAAGCCACTTTTGAAGATGAACTAAGAGAACTTTTTGATAAAGAACAAGTAACTTTTTATATAGGATTTGATGCAACTGCAGACTCTTTGACAATAGGTCACTTTATTCAAATCATGGTAATGATGAGGATGCAGCAGCATGGACATAGGCCTATAGCATTATTAGGTGGAGGGACCACTCTAATTGGCGACCCATCAGGCCGAACTGACATGAGATCTATTATGACTAAAGAAACCATAGACCACAATGCACAGTGTTTCTACAATCAGTTCCAAAGATTTTTGGATTTCTCTGATGGTAAAGCTATAATGGTCAATAATGCTGACTGGTTATTAGACCTCAAGTTCCTACCCTTTATGCGTGAAATTGGAACTCATTTCAATGTCAATCATATGCTGACCCTTGAATCCTACAAGAATAGATTGAAAGACGGTCTAACATTTTTCGAATTTAGCTACATGCTCATGCAGTCATACGATTACTTAATTCTATACAGAAAATACGGATGTAAACTTCAAATGGGCGGTTCTGACCAATGGTCAAATATCCTTGGCGGATATGATTTGGTTAGAAAACTTGAAAATGACAAAGTTTATGCTATGACCTTTAAACTTCTTACTACAGCTGATGGACAAAAAATGGGTAAGTCAATGAAGGGTGCTGTTTGGCTAGATGAAAACAAAACACCTCCATACGAATTATTCCAGTACATTAGAAATGTAGATGACAGAGATGTTGAAAAATTCCTTATGATGCTTACCTTCTTACCAACTGAAGAATGTAAGAGACTCGGCGCTTTAGAAGGCGAGAAAATAAATGAGGCGAAAGAGATTTTAGCATATGAAGTTACTAAGATTATCCATGGTAAGGAGCATGCAGACACTGCACTTGCAACTTCAAAAGCACTGTTTGAATCAGGAGTATCCAGTGCAGATATGACCACTACCGAGATAGAATCTTCCGTATTTGAAGATGGAATAGGCATACTCGATTTACTAACTCAACTTGGTTTGACAAAGTCTAATGGTGAAGCCAGAAGACTTATTCAACAGGGTGGAATAGAACTCAATGGTGAAAAACTCGAAAACTTCGGCGAAGTAATAAAAGTTGATCATTTTGTAGGTGATGAACTGATTATTAAAAGAGGTAAGAAGATTTACCATAGAGTCGTTCCTAAATAG
- a CDS encoding DUF3887 domain-containing protein: MKTKAILYLLLVLLLITACSGKKPGKVEGDSTKSSDFVFEEEKSIELAERGVLHMIKTEYDDFRKISTDKLTEALSEEVLKEVETKVLNPSGEFEELVKHKFSEIKDKDGNKYAQVLVHAKYTKADRVFTVVIDNDYKISGFF; the protein is encoded by the coding sequence ATGAAAACTAAAGCTATTTTGTACTTACTGCTCGTATTATTACTTATCACGGCTTGTTCCGGTAAGAAACCCGGAAAAGTCGAAGGAGATTCTACGAAGAGTTCTGACTTTGTATTTGAGGAAGAAAAGTCTATTGAACTAGCTGAAAGAGGAGTACTGCATATGATTAAAACCGAGTACGACGATTTTAGAAAAATATCTACTGATAAACTTACAGAAGCCTTAAGCGAGGAGGTTCTCAAGGAAGTAGAGACTAAAGTCCTAAATCCGTCCGGAGAATTCGAAGAACTGGTAAAGCATAAGTTCTCTGAAATTAAAGATAAAGATGGAAATAAATATGCTCAGGTATTGGTCCATGCAAAATACACTAAAGCCGATAGGGTTTTTACGGTTGTAATAGATAATGACTATAAAATCTCCGGTTTTTTTTAA
- a CDS encoding MATE family efflux transporter yields MTDINKSRSQMLGEKPIPKLLINFSVPAIVGMMINALYNVVDRIFLGAGVSQLAIGGVFLNFPILMIIMGFGMLIGIGGNSLASIRFGQGRKDVAEKILGNAVTMLLFSGIVLTIIFSIYLESLLRFFGASDTILPYAKDYGRIILYGTTFQMLGFGINNFIRGEGNPRMAMITMFIGAITNIVLDYIFIFPLNMGAKGAALATIIGQFLSAVWVINYFLGKKSLLKLKLETLKPDFQLIKEIVSLGITPFSMQLVASGINIIFNNQLQKFGGDLATSSMSVIYSISTLAFMPVFGLNQGLQPIIGFNFGAGKMTRVQKALKIGIIVAVLYMSLNWIITMTLPHVLVKIFISRPDDYAKIKDMVIPGLRIFNIFIPIVGYQIIASNYFQAIGKPKIGFILTMSRQLLLLLPAIVILPMFFGLTGIWMSMAVADGLSSLITTFFVLQSGILTKPQFDTNELSTEST; encoded by the coding sequence ATGACGGATATAAACAAATCCAGATCTCAAATGCTCGGGGAGAAACCTATCCCCAAGTTATTAATTAACTTTTCTGTACCTGCAATTGTAGGTATGATGATCAATGCTCTTTATAATGTAGTCGACAGGATATTCTTAGGTGCAGGAGTCAGCCAACTTGCCATAGGTGGTGTATTTTTAAACTTTCCAATCTTGATGATAATAATGGGTTTCGGAATGTTAATTGGAATTGGCGGAAACTCACTGGCATCTATAAGATTTGGCCAGGGTAGAAAAGATGTAGCTGAAAAAATTCTGGGAAATGCTGTTACAATGCTGCTCTTCTCCGGGATAGTACTGACCATAATCTTCAGTATATACTTGGAAAGCTTATTGCGTTTCTTTGGTGCTTCAGATACCATACTTCCATATGCCAAAGATTATGGAAGAATAATCCTCTATGGAACGACTTTCCAAATGCTCGGATTTGGAATTAACAATTTTATACGTGGTGAAGGTAATCCAAGAATGGCTATGATTACCATGTTCATAGGTGCAATAACCAATATCGTACTGGACTATATCTTTATATTCCCATTAAATATGGGTGCAAAAGGAGCAGCTCTTGCAACTATAATTGGACAGTTCTTGTCGGCAGTTTGGGTTATAAATTATTTTCTTGGCAAAAAATCCCTGCTTAAACTAAAGCTTGAAACGCTGAAACCTGATTTTCAGTTGATTAAAGAGATTGTTTCGCTAGGAATAACACCTTTTTCAATGCAATTGGTCGCCAGCGGTATCAATATTATATTTAATAATCAACTACAAAAATTCGGTGGAGACCTTGCAACTTCGAGCATGAGTGTTATCTATAGTATTTCAACTCTAGCCTTTATGCCGGTTTTCGGTTTAAATCAAGGACTTCAGCCCATCATCGGCTTTAACTTCGGTGCCGGAAAAATGACTCGGGTGCAAAAAGCACTAAAAATCGGAATAATCGTTGCAGTCTTATACATGAGTTTAAACTGGATTATAACAATGACACTACCGCATGTGCTTGTAAAGATATTCATCAGTCGACCAGACGACTATGCAAAGATTAAGGATATGGTAATTCCCGGACTTAGGATTTTCAACATCTTCATCCCTATTGTAGGTTATCAGATAATAGCGTCCAATTATTTTCAAGCCATAGGTAAACCTAAAATAGGCTTTATTCTTACCATGTCAAGACAACTATTATTACTGCTTCCTGCTATTGTAATCCTACCGATGTTCTTTGGACTAACAGGCATTTGGATGTCAATGGCAGTTGCGGATGGTCTCTCTTCCTTAATTACTACATTTTTTGTACTGCAATCCGGAATCTTGACCAAGCCGCAATTCGATACAAATGAACTTAGTACCGAGTCAACTTAA
- a CDS encoding MgtC/SapB family protein — protein MYISNNEILIRLILTTVLGGLIGIEREYHNRPAGLKTHILVSLVSTLIMIVGIDIHEKNGGTDPTRLAAQVVSGIGFLGAGTIIRTGSSIKGLSTAATLWANAGIGLAVGAGFYYASVLSVVIVLVTLFLLSKIELLFNDFKSITITAKLINSPDATIPLSQALIDSGAIVRKVRVDKNAEDPNKPLTEVLYKINLSDDANLDLLKENIKKVETVIELSYQGKILVSTEEDDLYKNVKR, from the coding sequence ATGTATATTAGCAATAATGAGATTCTAATCAGACTTATACTCACAACTGTTTTGGGAGGTCTTATAGGGATAGAAAGAGAATACCATAACCGTCCGGCAGGTCTTAAAACCCATATACTTGTCAGTCTTGTATCAACTCTGATTATGATAGTGGGCATAGACATCCACGAAAAAAACGGAGGGACTGATCCTACAAGACTTGCTGCTCAAGTCGTCAGTGGTATCGGTTTCTTAGGTGCAGGTACAATCATCAGAACGGGCTCTTCGATTAAAGGCTTGTCTACTGCAGCAACGCTTTGGGCAAACGCTGGAATTGGTCTTGCTGTTGGAGCAGGATTTTACTACGCCAGTGTACTTTCCGTGGTAATAGTTCTTGTTACACTATTCTTATTATCAAAAATTGAACTATTATTTAATGATTTCAAATCCATTACCATCACGGCCAAATTAATAAACAGTCCCGATGCAACCATCCCCCTCTCTCAAGCCCTTATTGACTCCGGAGCAATTGTGAGAAAAGTAAGGGTAGATAAAAATGCCGAAGACCCAAATAAGCCATTAACAGAAGTATTATATAAGATAAATCTGAGTGATGATGCTAATCTCGACTTACTTAAAGAGAATATCAAAAAAGTTGAGACAGTAATTGAATTAAGTTACCAAGGTAAAATACTGGTCAGTACAGAAGAAGATGATCTTTATAAAAATGTAAAAAGATAG
- a CDS encoding YhfC family glutamic-type intramembrane protease, producing the protein MNILKSFILGMLSFLVSQILIRLPVLKLIQQSSNYNVYISFYPLLVIGLLAITAGIFEETGRFLFRKCFLSKQSLISYAIIFGLGHSLMEIIYLFYPYLGTGLISPIAYLERLFATFIHIGLSVIVWEGFLLNKKYKYLLIAIIVHGIVDFIPFISSILIAETILGIEAILLILYTIRTYKKFGGMKNEN; encoded by the coding sequence ATGAATATACTAAAATCATTTATTTTGGGAATGCTCAGTTTTCTTGTAAGCCAAATCCTCATCCGACTACCGGTTCTAAAACTCATCCAGCAATCGAGTAATTATAATGTTTATATCAGCTTTTATCCACTCCTTGTGATAGGTCTTTTAGCGATTACAGCCGGCATCTTTGAAGAGACTGGTAGGTTCCTATTTAGAAAGTGCTTTTTATCAAAACAAAGCTTAATTTCATATGCTATTATATTCGGTCTGGGTCATTCGTTAATGGAAATTATATACCTGTTCTACCCATATCTAGGTACGGGATTAATAAGCCCAATAGCATATCTTGAACGCTTATTTGCTACATTTATACATATTGGACTTTCCGTAATCGTGTGGGAGGGCTTTTTATTAAACAAGAAATACAAGTATTTATTAATAGCCATCATTGTACATGGTATCGTAGATTTCATTCCGTTTATATCCAGTATATTAATCGCAGAAACCATACTCGGCATCGAAGCAATACTATTAATACTGTATACAATAAGAACATATAAAAAATTTGGAGGCATGAAAAATGAAAACTAA
- a CDS encoding metalloregulator ArsR/SmtB family transcription factor → MNINKSDVCDITILHEEVIEKVSRNMPKDSYLADLADFYKVFGDYTRTRILFALSNAEMCVCDIAVLLDMSQSAISHQLRVLKSSRLVKNRRDGKAVYYSLDDEHIKRILEMGLEHVMEE, encoded by the coding sequence ATGAATATAAATAAGAGTGATGTTTGCGATATTACCATACTTCATGAAGAAGTTATAGAAAAGGTTAGCAGAAATATGCCCAAAGACAGTTATTTGGCGGATTTAGCAGACTTTTATAAAGTATTTGGTGACTATACCAGAACCAGAATACTCTTTGCATTATCAAATGCTGAAATGTGTGTTTGTGATATAGCAGTGCTTTTGGATATGTCACAATCGGCAATTTCTCATCAGCTGAGGGTGTTAAAATCTTCAAGACTTGTAAAAAACAGAAGAGATGGGAAGGCTGTGTATTATTCTCTGGATGACGAACATATTAAAAGAATCCTTGAAATGGGTCTTGAACATGTTATGGAGGAGTAA
- a CDS encoding amidase family protein — MKNKIIIAVIVLAVAFFAAKFFLKSQVQTATEEVIMYDNDVIKTIDAHLQNLPIEEIRKKEKLIMEKSIEEIQESIKKGELTYTELTAFYMDRIRSYDKAKKGLNSVMEINPNAISEAKKLDSEKTESINPMYGIPVLVKDNINTKDMKTSAGTIALKDFQPSENAPVIESLIKNKAIILGKANLSELANFVDTKMPSGYSSKLGQTHNPFDPLMLTPSGSSSGSAVAVAANLSTVALGTETTGSIISPASINSIVGFKPSKDLISTEGVVPLSSTMDTVGPMTKTVKDAVALFNASIQDESKKINLNTDLKDLSNMRIGVMKGDNSEKLIEALKKAGAVPVELEIEEIDNEFILQQDFKPDFENFAKKYNLPVKNLSELVEFNKKDLKRNAKYGQDLIEDAAENKGEDAEKVKKTVAETKEKLNKLMKDNNLDIIAFTDSTGVVLPCIAGYPLMTVPLRSNRDRRAYGSYFLRYRRK, encoded by the coding sequence ATGAAAAATAAAATAATTATAGCTGTCATAGTATTAGCAGTAGCTTTCTTTGCAGCTAAGTTCTTTCTAAAATCTCAAGTGCAAACAGCAACAGAAGAAGTCATTATGTACGATAATGATGTAATTAAAACAATCGATGCTCATTTGCAGAACTTGCCGATTGAAGAGATTAGAAAAAAAGAAAAACTTATAATGGAAAAGTCAATAGAAGAAATACAGGAGTCTATCAAGAAAGGTGAACTTACCTATACTGAGTTAACTGCATTTTACATGGATCGTATAAGATCCTATGATAAAGCTAAAAAAGGTTTAAATTCAGTTATGGAAATCAACCCCAATGCAATCAGTGAAGCTAAAAAGTTGGATTCGGAAAAAACGGAAAGTATAAATCCAATGTATGGTATACCTGTACTCGTTAAGGACAATATCAATACAAAAGATATGAAAACCAGTGCAGGAACAATCGCATTAAAAGATTTTCAGCCGTCTGAAAATGCACCGGTAATTGAAAGTCTGATAAAAAATAAAGCTATAATCCTGGGAAAAGCAAATTTGTCTGAACTTGCAAATTTCGTAGATACAAAAATGCCAAGCGGTTATAGTTCAAAACTCGGACAAACTCATAATCCATTTGATCCTTTAATGCTTACACCTTCAGGATCAAGCTCCGGAAGCGCCGTTGCAGTAGCTGCAAACTTAAGTACTGTTGCATTGGGTACAGAGACTACCGGTTCAATCATTTCTCCGGCAAGTATTAATTCCATTGTAGGATTTAAACCGAGTAAAGATTTAATAAGTACTGAGGGAGTAGTTCCTCTATCTTCAACAATGGACACTGTAGGTCCTATGACCAAAACAGTAAAAGACGCCGTAGCACTATTTAATGCTTCTATTCAAGATGAGAGTAAAAAAATAAATTTAAATACTGATTTAAAAGACCTCTCTAATATGAGAATAGGCGTTATGAAAGGCGATAATAGCGAAAAACTGATAGAAGCTCTCAAAAAAGCCGGTGCAGTACCTGTAGAACTTGAGATAGAAGAGATTGATAATGAGTTTATATTGCAGCAAGATTTTAAACCGGATTTTGAAAATTTCGCAAAAAAATACAATCTACCTGTTAAAAATCTTTCTGAGCTCGTTGAATTTAACAAAAAAGATTTAAAAAGAAATGCTAAGTACGGTCAAGATTTAATCGAAGATGCAGCTGAAAATAAAGGTGAAGATGCTGAAAAAGTAAAGAAAACAGTAGCAGAAACAAAAGAGAAACTAAACAAATTGATGAAAGACAATAATCTGGACATTATTGCCTTTACTGACAGTACAGGAGTCGTACTGCCTTGTATAGCAGGTTATCCTCTTATGACAGTGCCACTAAGGTCAAACAGAGACCGAAGAGCCTATGGGAGCTACTTTCTTCGCTATAGAAGGAAATGA
- a CDS encoding EamA family transporter, protein MWLILALLSAVFAAATSILAKIGIKGVNSNLATTIRTSVVLIMAWSIVFITKSQHGIVNIDRKSWLFLTLSGLATGASWLCYFKAIQIGDVSKVVPIDKLSVVITLFFAFIVLHEEFTPKSIIGTILIGAGTLLMVL, encoded by the coding sequence ATGTGGTTAATCTTGGCTTTATTATCAGCGGTGTTTGCGGCTGCAACATCGATACTGGCAAAAATAGGAATTAAGGGTGTTAATTCTAATTTAGCGACGACAATCAGAACTTCAGTGGTTCTGATAATGGCTTGGAGCATTGTATTTATTACGAAGTCTCAGCATGGAATTGTAAACATAGATAGGAAGAGCTGGCTTTTTCTTACATTGTCCGGACTTGCGACAGGAGCATCTTGGCTATGCTATTTCAAGGCTATTCAAATAGGGGATGTATCCAAGGTGGTTCCAATCGATAAACTAAGCGTTGTCATAACACTGTTTTTTGCCTTTATTGTTTTACATGAAGAGTTTACACCTAAGTCCATAATCGGAACTATACTGATTGGAGCAGGAACGCTTTTGATGGTACTCTAG
- a CDS encoding IS256 family transposase encodes MVWLYFTLDSEIIKGLFSASAKENAIAKLLESILNQVLEAQVTEAIGAKPYERTEERTCYRNGSRVRQIKTRVGTLELLVPRVRGGEFSPDLFNRYQRNEQAFVLAMMEMVIQGVSTRKVTKITEELCGTSFSKSTISNLCSNLDPLVDEFRNRPLESQYPFIVVDAMYLKSRDAGKVRSKALMIAIGVRSDGIREILGFMCGDSETELGWRNFFSSLKDRGLSNVDIVVSDSHKGLKSAILKEFQGSSWQRCQTHFSRNILDVCPTRLQPEIKNRLRELYDAPTTEVARTVLNDILDEYSNTAPKAMELLDAGFDDITQVLNIPIKYRKRLRTSNIIERLNQEIRRRERVIRIFPNDESMNRLIGAILIDLDEKWSSGRIWLDMHEYHESKQDQAELQQVEPTKVVA; translated from the coding sequence ATGGTCTGGCTATATTTTACACTAGATTCAGAAATAATTAAAGGTTTATTTTCAGCTTCAGCTAAAGAAAATGCTATTGCAAAACTCTTAGAATCAATTTTAAACCAAGTTTTAGAGGCTCAAGTTACTGAGGCAATCGGAGCTAAGCCTTATGAACGTACTGAAGAACGTACATGTTACAGGAACGGTTCTAGAGTTAGACAAATTAAAACTCGTGTAGGAACGTTAGAATTGCTAGTACCAAGAGTTAGGGGTGGTGAGTTTTCTCCTGATTTATTCAATCGATATCAACGAAATGAACAAGCTTTTGTACTGGCTATGATGGAGATGGTAATCCAGGGTGTCTCCACAAGAAAAGTAACAAAAATCACCGAAGAATTATGTGGAACATCATTTTCAAAATCAACAATATCAAACCTCTGTTCAAACTTGGATCCTTTAGTTGATGAGTTTCGAAACAGACCATTAGAGTCACAATATCCTTTTATCGTAGTTGATGCTATGTATTTAAAATCAAGAGATGCAGGAAAAGTTAGAAGCAAAGCTCTAATGATTGCAATAGGAGTTCGCTCTGACGGTATCCGTGAAATTCTTGGTTTTATGTGTGGTGATAGTGAGACTGAACTAGGATGGAGAAACTTCTTTTCATCATTAAAGGATAGAGGATTATCAAATGTTGATATAGTTGTTAGTGATTCACATAAAGGCTTAAAATCTGCAATCCTTAAAGAGTTTCAAGGCAGCTCATGGCAGAGGTGTCAAACACATTTTAGTAGAAACATACTTGATGTATGTCCTACTAGACTACAGCCTGAGATAAAAAATCGATTAAGAGAGCTTTATGATGCGCCAACTACAGAAGTTGCCAGAACAGTATTAAATGATATCCTTGATGAATACTCAAATACTGCACCAAAGGCTATGGAATTACTAGATGCTGGTTTTGACGACATAACCCAAGTATTAAATATTCCAATAAAGTATCGAAAAAGATTAAGGACATCAAATATCATTGAACGTCTAAATCAAGAGATTCGTCGTAGAGAACGAGTAATACGAATATTCCCAAACGATGAATCCATGAACCGTTTAATTGGGGCAATATTAATTGATTTAGATGAGAAATGGAGTAGCGGGAGAATATGGTTGGATATGCATGAATACCATGAATCCAAACAAGATCAAGCCGAGCTTCAACAAGTTGAACCTACAAAGGTAGTTGCATAA